The nucleotide sequence TGCTATGAATGAGTTGTCAAATTGAGTTCTGCATCCATTGgatgttttgaaatttcaatactGTTACACCCCGTGTTAATTTCTGACATCgctattttgaatgaaattttcgtTCTTTTTGGACACCTCTCATTTATAGCTAGTAAGTGTACATTTTGGATTGAGATCGTCGTTCGCAGCAAACGTTCCCTACTGAAACTGACAGCATGCGAACCTTTGGAATCTGGGATAAGGTGTCGCTTCCTTTGTTTCAATTTCTATTTTATGTAAGCGCAGAATTTTCTTTTTATACAGAAACAAAATACTGCACTGCAAAAGTTGCATGTAGCACGATTTCATGAGTTCGTAAATATGATTCGTAGATGAATAAATCTTCATAATTTGGTTCATTGTCGCAATATTTTATGCCTAGGATAGGGCAGGTAACAGGTTATATAGTTTTCTATTGCTTTCTCTATGGCTGTTGTGGAAACACTAAATAATAGGGTTGGTTTTATGCATTGGATTTTCATACTTTACACCAGTGGTTCCCTAAGTTGAttgaccaggggccaaaattaGAGAAGAGCAAGGATATTTGGGGACCGGAAAAAGGGGAGCGCCCGTAAGGGGCTGTGCTGGTACTTATAATGATAccgaattgttacgaatatacacatgcttaaactgtgataatgacgtaacaattgggaGTATCGTTCCGTAGGCCGTGATTTGCGGACCACTGCTTCAAACCTATTAAAAAGTCAATGAGAGCTTTCAGTGTTCTGATTTTAGAATGAAAGTGATGACATTAAATCGCAGTACTGTCTTCAAGAAAGGTGATGTGTTATACCAGCTGCCATATTGATAAGAGGGATGTAGTGCATTGATGGAAATAAACGGATAGTTTGCCATTTTAAGATGAAATCTGCAAAGATTCTTATTTTCGGTTATTTATTTCACTTTCTGACCAAATACCAATTCCACGAAACTGGCATTTCTGATCACAGCTTTCAACTAAGGAACACCCTTTGTATCTCTAAAAACTGCctaatttttgttaaaatgCAGTGCTTGGCTTCAGTCATTTTTTTGCATCAATATCTCGACGTCTGAACTAAAAAACATGTCGAGCCCAGCAAACTatcattgaataatttattatcactaattttcaacaaatctaCGCCATGGAACATTTAAAATCACCATAAACTGAACTATATTATTAAATGAAAAGCAATTGGAATCATGTAAGCTGAAATCATAATCATGAAATCTAATCGCTGATTGATGAATAAGATTGCACTAGGGACTGGCCTCCCGTTGTTTTAACAAAAAGCCCACAAATGATACAAACAAGGAAATGCCCAACCTATTTTGAAGGTATAATATGACTGTTTTGTAGGACAAATTGAGTTATGAGGTATGAACATGGTCAGCAACACTGCGTTCACAAATAGTCGCTTGTTATGAGTCAGGAGGATCGATATTTGAACATGAATAATTTGAACAGGTTTTTCCACAGGAATATGAGCAAGAGCGATATTAAGCTGACTATTGATAAACACATCGAACTGGTTATTAAGATCGGTAAACCAACGAAAAATGAACACTGGGtgatacaagaaaaatgttttttcgaaaaaatttcTTGGAACAAAGGTAAAGAAGAACTACAACTCTAAAGGAGACAAAATCATAATTCGATGCCAAATAATTTTTGAGTTGATTCAAGATACAAgagaatttttttgtattcataATAGCAAGATTAGTGTAATTAGCGAAGATATTTATTGAATAGAAATAAGCCTTCCATAATGGTAATATCAACGTTTCAAAATTACTTATTTGTGCAACTGAGGTCTTACATAATCCATAAATAAAGGAAAAACTTGATGAAGCGCACAGGGTAATTGGCAGTAAAAAAATAACAGTCATTCATTGATAAAACAAGACAAATCAaggaaaatttggttttataaTATAACTATTTTATATGACATATAGATAAAAGATGAACTTTAAAAAATTAAGCAGCTTGAATTGCAGCTTTAAATCTTGTCCATGTTGCCTTTGTTTCTTTGGAcatttttatttgcaatatcACATAATTTGTCAATATCTCCCAAAGATCAGCCTGCTTTCGTCTTTTAAATTGAAGAATTTCTTCCTTTGCTTCAGAAGAAAAAGTAGAAGCAGCAGTTCTTTTGGTTTCTGCAGATTGTTCGAGCAtatgaatattttcatcaatcTTGGCCAATTTTATCTCCTTTTGTTCTGGCGTATCTCCACCAAAAAGCTTTGCTCTCATTCCTCCAAAGTTGAAACCTTTGTCTACTCCACTGCTGACTTGCTTTTTTTCAACATGTGCTGACATCAATTGGCTTTCTACATATTCCACATCATATTGAAGCGCTTCATGTTTTTTAACTATTGATTTCAATGAACTGGCAAAATTGTGGTATTCTTTTAGTTGCTCAGCATAAAGTTCCTCTTCTTCCATTAGTAAGTCGATTGAACTTGACATCTTCTCTAATTCAAGACTCACTTTGCGAAGTGCATCTGCCATTTTAGGATCCTCGATTGCACCCCAATCCTTAAAAATTCTTGAATAGTTTGCATGTATCTTGAATAATCCATAGATTCTATCAGCAATTTTAGACCTCGCTTTCAAAACCGCAGCAATACCAGATTGCATTTCTGTAGCATAATCTTTTAGTTCTTCAAAACTTGAATCTGGTTGTTTTACTCTCATCGATGCATTTATTGTTCTCAGCCATGAATCAGCTTTTGCTTGATATCCAGTGGCCATCACAGTCTCCCTCCAACCTTCTTCTTGTTTCAAAAATGCCATCACAATTTCATCTCTCTTTGGAAAACCACATATACGCCTTAAAAATACCTCCAAGCCAACACGCCTTCGCTCAAGAAATTCAGGATCAAATGTATCAGTACTGATTTTGGTCCATATGAAAGTAGTACGTTTTTCAGGTAAAGGAGGCATGACGATCGCTGGGTAGGATACAATGAGATAATTTCGAAGAAGTTCAAATTCACTGTATCTCCTCCACACTGCTGTCACTTCCTCTAACATTGGATCTATATTTTCTAAATCCCGAGGCTTGGACTCAATcatgtaaacaatataagtctCCTGCATTTTTAGACTTCCTTTTGTGGTGGTGCGTCTTTCAGGATCCGATATGTTGATTTCTAATGCATCCAGTAGGGACTCTGGTTTCTTTATTTCACCAGGTTTGTTTTCATTTGTTATTTCCGAGCCTTCTTCGTCAAACATGTCAAATTTCTCATTGTCTGTCATTTTGCCTTTTACACAAATTATTAAGACTATTGCAGTATAAGCAAGATGTCATGTGAGACCAGCCTGAAAGTCACAATTATGCAATTAGCTGAGTACatagcaaaaaaatatatataacggTTGGGTGATACATGCCTGGTTGGTACATGCGCAAATCGGTAATAATATGAATAGTATTGATTAAACAATTCTTATAAAATCCAACAAAAACGCTATCTTTGGATATGTGAACGAATGTTCATCAAAATTTGCTTTCCATACTAAGGCTATGGAGTActgattcaaaaattaattccaGTTTCATGATCAAAGAAGAGAATGTTAAAatctaatttcataaatatatcgGATAAAAAGATAATTCATTCTCAACTCATACTCGATACAAAATAATTACCATACACAAGTCAAATTCTCAGAACCTAAATTCAGTTGCCGAAATGTTGAATGAGGTTTAAAACATGTGACATAAATGTAGTAAATGGGCAGTCTCACCATGCCACAAATGATACAGTGATAAATTTGGGGATAAATAGAAATAGCCCAGTATTCTAGGTAATAAATTGTCCTGGAAACCAAAGAGAAGtacgagtatatatatatatattaaatttttcttttcttatGTTTCCACAATGTGGATTAatcaataattaaagtataAAATAATGTACGAATACCAATAGATaagtatatacagatatacaaGTGACAAAACAAATACATTATTCGCAGAGTAGTTGTTCCAATTTTTCCATATAATAGTCCATTGGTATATCCAGCATGTATTTTCCACATTAATCGTCAgtgtattatttattcattatcaatcatgaaaacataaattaaattcTATTAtcacattgcaaaaataatcaTAAGCTACTACACCGTTACCAGTATATAATATCGAGTTCTCTTGTAAAATAAGGATTTTgtctatatttttcaatattcctCCTTCAGTCCTAGCTATAACTGTATAAAGgagtttttaattttcattatcacattgttaacattttgaaaaatgactGAATTCCTCTCTAACCACATTTTATGTCTGGCAGTACACAATAATAATATAACTGTATAATGGCCTTACCTTTCAAGTCCAGAAGTTTGACAAATGTCAGAATGTGAATAACATTAATGATTCAAATCTAGTAATATACGagtaatataattatttttcaaacacaCAATGATTGGTTTTTAAGGCAATAAAATAAACAGAATCATTTTGTGTGAAAGGACAGTTCCAAAAtaaatgtgaaacaaactcaggttctttTGAACAAAACACACATTATTCATTCCCAGAAATATGTCAGATTCTGGGTTTTACTTTAAGAGAAAGAACATCCCacattaatttataattaaaagATTTTACACTATTGGACAATATCCTACAATGTATATTAGTATACATTTATTATACCATACTAACTAATTACTAAGCCAACTGCTGAAATATACATGGATATGCTGAAAAGCAAAGTGACTATCACTATACCCATGAAAAAAAAGCAGGGCTGCCACTTTTGCCTGACTAAAAACATCTAGAAACATccagattgaaaaataaaacatctagaAAATACATCTAGatatgaattcaataaatttaatgaagagtaaccataatacagtaatattagaTGTCGAAGAAGCTAACATCATAACCTAGAATTCAATTCCCACCTGCAGAACTTACAAAAGGCCTTGTTCTTATCATATGAAGGAGCAAACCATTCCTtaagccaggggtgtgcaaagtgcggcccgtgggccaaatgcggcccgcgaggaAAAATTGTgaggcccgcggagaagtgccaattttgaatggtgcgcGGCCAGCTAAACTAGCTTTGAAATTTAATTAGATCTGgttccctttgcgttgcaaactTATATCCCAGTCCAATTTAtcatctatgcctatgacgtttcAATGTCCTGACAGCAAGGCAAACAACTTGATTCGCAAAGCTGTCCCTTGCTGAGCAGCGAACAATTTAAGGAAAATATGGAGCAGACGCTGATGAACGTGTAAGAGCGGGCAATTGAAGCAACCGGCAAGCAGTttagaaaaaattaatattatagaGAAACAAGAGCTAAATGGGTTCTGGTTCCAGTGTATCAAttgattttgtctaaatctaatctagaataagacttgacaaaaaattatttggaaatgatTTTCACCGAAAACACCAAGAAAACTTTCCACATttaaaaaagtcatggcttcaaatatgaCACTTTGCggaaacaaatttttttctaaaaaggGCGTCATATtgaattgctagcacttccattcaagcaaatttggataaaagtagtcgggaaaagaatccagcagcaaatttccaactgaatttgtttaaattgggtgtcaaattatatataccgtatttgaATTACAGTTTTAAGAATATCATGcatttcaaatcatcatttctgcaaggacccctaatgatggtatgagatcaataacaaaaagacactattttgtgcctgcaactaatagaaagcctaCATTGAATGacggtgcggcccgcggtttcacccagttatggaaatttggcccgcctgcgaaaaaggttgcacacccctgccttGTGCCAATCTTTCTAAATTTTTGCTGGTAGTGTATACACTTTGGCATTTTGAAATGTTCATGTTTAAAGAGAGACAAATTCAATAGCATTTTTAGACTTAAATGACtcaataattttaaaacccCTTGACAACAATATCATCGGACCAACGTAGTCCTTTGTGGTAAACGTTAATTGAAACGTCACATGTTTAAttcgttatttaaatatttcaagtaCATATGGTACCGGTGGACGAATACAATATGAATGAGTTTTATCAATCTTACATCAATACttctaaataatgaaatagGTAATATTCATTcacctattacagtattatacacatttctttatttatttcccactgaataatatttagaaccttgaaaaaaatatctAGATTTTATAGCTAATATCTAgactccaaattttacatctagatcttgaaaaaaacatctaGGCTAGATCTAGCTATAAAACAGCTAGATTCTAGAGTGGCAGCCCTGCAGCTGCAGTGAAAAGCAAAAGTATTGCATAGCGCCACCCAGTCGATTGGACGACACTAAGTAAAAGGCCAAAGCAATAAGCGGGTGAATTGGTTGAAATAAGGAAGTTGTAGTGTTCCCAACGATGAAAAATACTAAGAGAGGCGGATGAACTTCTTGTGACAAAAGCACTAAATGACTGAGCTCTAAAAGGAAAAGGTGGACGAAACTACTTCCGAAGAATACTAAAAGGTGGAACCTAAAAAGTGGAAGAAATTTCTCCGACGGAAGGCGGTATGCTCCGGCGGAGTTATGTGGTTGAAAGCACTAGGCCTACAGATGGAAATCTAGATTGGACAGTTTATGTCACCAAAATTTCTCTGGAATGCAGTACATTCAAGAATTTTATATTCGATAGAATTGGTTAATAGTTACCACTGTGGTGTCCACTCTGTCGTTAACGCTTACGGCTATTTCAATAACATTTTGATTTTCGCGAAAATACCAACATGGATGAAAAGCTACAAACTGGTGAGGCAAAACCTCAGCACTGCAAGAAAAGAGTTGTCAAAAGCAAGTGAGATATTGAAGTCACAACTGATCTCTTCTTTCGTCGTATCAGCTATGGTCGATACACAAACATATTAGGAATGTTTTTCTGTGATACaaaaagtataagtataagtttatttcgactccataatcagcaatagacgataaaaaaaaagataaaaacaaaagtaaaagtaactgattatagaatcgggaaagcgaacaaaacctagagtaaggtttgaaacgtacagattttagatggaaaggtattgataaaagaagtagtacgtgttcgctcacccaaaagtaaaaaaaaaactaattaaggcacgcacgcacacacacacacaatcatcgagacatgatactgtcggaagcgaaaaaagcgagacaatttaatgtaaaaaggaaggaaaatatacaaacaaataaaaaaaaaatgaataaaatcttttgccacaccaaattaataattttatgaggattgccaaAAAGAAACAAACGGTGGGACGACTTACGATATTGATAAATTCATAGCGAGCAAAAAAGACGAGACTCAAGTACTGTGTATGAATGGTCGTAAATGGTGCCAGGACCCGTTTGCCAGAAAGTATAGTAGACTATACGACTTAATGTATATTATATAGCCACATTGCGAAAAGTCCTTTTTTCGATacctcaaatattttcatttagaaagctccatggacctttccccgagcatcgacttccttgtttacttcgtgacattggccaatcagcaagatgcaaaaagtgacgtaacaatgccccctttttgcatccgctcagacacttttctcactcagacagattttcaagcgtgattgtaaacattacctcgttttcgcatttttgaactctattcgttagttttcagttgtgttttgagAACTTGAacaaaaatcagataattcaatgatcactctgtctttctaggagttttaatttaattgcagtaataaaagttagtgtagaaatagctgtgatagactagcctgaaattctttaccggtacttttaaaaaacagattgttgtatgcgatgaattgTAAtgttggtttgaaacacatatcccattttacaggcgccaactcgcaaaagcattcttaaaatagccctgacaattttgcaatggttaAGTATAGGGAAAATTTTCCGAGGGTCAAAgttcggggaaaggtccatttcATGTTTTTCTATTTCTTCGCGTATATAGTtatgattgtatttttttctgGCAGTCGCATTGTGATATTGGTACAGCGTACCAGTCGGGTATAAACAGTACGTTAAATGATGATTTATTATTTAGGTCATATTTCACATAATAAGCTTATATTCATGCGCATATATATAGTTTGCCCCTGAAATAACATTGTCATTCTCACA is from Styela clava chromosome 9, kaStyClav1.hap1.2, whole genome shotgun sequence and encodes:
- the LOC120339428 gene encoding sorting nexin-4-like, coding for MTDNEKFDMFDEEGSEITNENKPGEIKKPESLLDALEINISDPERRTTTKGSLKMQETYIVYMIESKPRDLENIDPMLEEVTAVWRRYSEFELLRNYLIVSYPAIVMPPLPEKRTTFIWTKISTDTFDPEFLERRRVGLEVFLRRICGFPKRDEIVMAFLKQEEGWRETVMATGYQAKADSWLRTINASMRVKQPDSSFEELKDYATEMQSGIAAVLKARSKIADRIYGLFKIHANYSRIFKDWGAIEDPKMADALRKVSLELEKMSSSIDLLMEEEELYAEQLKEYHNFASSLKSIVKKHEALQYDVEYVESQLMSAHVEKKQVSSGVDKGFNFGGMRAKLFGGDTPEQKEIKLAKIDENIHMLEQSAETKRTAASTFSSEAKEEILQFKRRKQADLWEILTNYVILQIKMSKETKATWTRFKAAIQAA